A region from the Dehalococcoides mccartyi CG5 genome encodes:
- a CDS encoding MarR family winged helix-turn-helix transcriptional regulator: protein MIKIHWEDNMDKSSHLTKHHLLWIMITQIEHIVGQSFSQELRKIGLTREKWAVIHELVYLGGESTPYRLSKRFVYEPHSISALLSRMEREGFILKTKDLAKKNMVRVSLTDKSRELYPKAIKICQELFKDIMGDIPEEDGIGLLESISRLRDYSIVSAAKRKNLTPFKYE, encoded by the coding sequence ATGATTAAAATTCATTGGGAAGATAACATGGATAAATCCAGTCATTTAACGAAGCATCATCTGCTCTGGATAATGATAACCCAGATTGAACATATAGTAGGGCAATCATTTTCTCAAGAACTCAGGAAAATCGGTTTGACCCGGGAAAAATGGGCAGTTATCCATGAGTTAGTATATCTGGGCGGAGAATCTACTCCATACAGGCTCTCAAAGCGATTCGTATATGAACCCCATTCCATTTCGGCACTGCTTAGCCGTATGGAACGTGAAGGGTTCATATTAAAAACAAAGGATTTAGCTAAAAAAAATATGGTAAGGGTTTCTCTGACTGATAAATCAAGGGAACTCTACCCAAAGGCTATTAAGATCTGCCAAGAATTATTTAAGGACATTATGGGAGATATCCCTGAAGAAGATGGGATTGGGTTGTTAGAATCGATATCCCGGTTACGTGATTATTCAATTGTTTCTGCAGCGAAGAGAAAAAATCTAACACCCTTTAAATACGAATAA
- a CDS encoding adenosylcobinamide amidohydrolase, with translation MAKATGLGKARYILNTHIPPELWDFMHDNSADWQTAYSVVLEEVLKRYDTDLDNVSFLSTGVDQDNIAWAEETYEEFWVLAFATAGVKTNAMRIGCDEASGIERNGKFEKIGTINVILLTGSSLETPTLASSYITLTEAKNVALQELDIRSAVHPDWQATGTGTDQIITVSGTGGKYTYVGGHTKLGEMMARAITRAVKQAIRNCWGY, from the coding sequence ATGGCGAAGGCTACCGGGCTGGGCAAGGCCAGGTATATACTCAATACTCATATTCCCCCCGAACTCTGGGACTTTATGCATGACAACTCGGCAGACTGGCAAACAGCCTACTCGGTAGTACTGGAAGAAGTCCTCAAAAGATACGATACAGACCTGGATAATGTCTCATTCCTGTCCACCGGGGTAGACCAGGATAATATAGCCTGGGCGGAAGAAACCTATGAGGAATTCTGGGTGCTGGCCTTTGCCACCGCCGGGGTTAAGACCAATGCCATGCGGATAGGCTGTGACGAAGCCAGCGGCATAGAGCGTAACGGCAAGTTTGAGAAGATAGGCACGATTAATGTTATCCTGCTGACCGGCTCAAGCCTTGAGACACCCACCCTTGCATCTTCGTATATAACCCTGACCGAGGCCAAGAACGTAGCCTTGCAGGAGCTGGATATACGGAGTGCAGTCCACCCTGACTGGCAGGCAACCGGCACGGGTACAGACCAAATAATTACTGTATCAGGTACAGGGGGCAAATACACTTATGTAGGCGGGCATACCAAACTGGGTGAGATGATGGCCAGAGCGATCACCAGAGCCGTCAAACAGGCTATCAGGAACTGCTGGGGGTACTAA
- a CDS encoding transposase, which translates to MRQAETGTPVLEICRKMGIAKQTFYSWNKKYTDIGVAKVWRW; encoded by the coding sequence ATGAGGCAGGCTGAAACGGGGACGCCAGTTCTTGAGATCTGCCGTAAGATGGGCATTGCCAAACAGACTTTCTATAGTTGGAATAAGAAGTATACCGACATAGGTGTGGCTAAGGTGTGGAGATGGTAA
- a CDS encoding radical SAM protein → MFWGCNIRCRGCYCKRRIYSPMLKDFVGQHVNDDPGLAAPPERFLSLHEVMQELDKLDFERVLLEGQEASLDPEYAAITEMLHKRYGTYNVLLTNCYELPDLKDTDKVAFGIKAVSPELHLDYTDVPNQQILQNFYDVYKSGIDLVVESIYIPGYIDYHETENMAKFLSSINKDIPYVLLPYFKAGNNVWRRPTPMEMENAAEVAKKYMSNVYHFRGDEEIKQEVLSVFPEEGSLTFGKPTPLVGSLGYKHGWRPDLQEKVLIQGVV, encoded by the coding sequence ATGTTTTGGGGCTGCAATATACGTTGCCGGGGCTGTTACTGCAAAAGGAGAATATACAGCCCTATGCTCAAGGATTTTGTTGGACAGCATGTAAATGATGATCCTGGTCTGGCCGCTCCCCCGGAAAGATTCCTGAGTCTACACGAGGTTATGCAGGAACTGGATAAACTGGATTTTGAAAGGGTACTGCTGGAAGGGCAGGAAGCCTCATTGGATCCTGAGTATGCGGCAATAACCGAAATGCTCCACAAACGGTATGGGACTTACAATGTGCTCTTGACGAATTGTTATGAACTACCGGATTTGAAGGATACGGACAAAGTAGCCTTTGGTATCAAAGCTGTCAGCCCGGAGTTGCATCTGGATTACACCGATGTTCCCAACCAGCAGATTTTGCAAAATTTCTATGATGTATACAAGAGCGGTATAGACTTGGTAGTTGAATCCATTTATATACCTGGCTATATTGACTATCACGAAACAGAAAACATGGCCAAATTCCTTAGCAGCATAAACAAAGACATACCATATGTTCTGCTGCCGTATTTTAAAGCGGGCAATAATGTCTGGCGGCGGCCTACCCCTATGGAGATGGAAAATGCTGCTGAAGTGGCCAAAAAATACATGAGCAATGTATACCACTTTCGGGGTGATGAAGAAATAAAGCAAGAGGTATTAAGTGTCTTTCCGGAAGAAGGCAGCCTAACCTTTGGCAAGCCGACGCCTTTAGTTGGAAGTTTGGGATACAAACATGGGTGGAGGCCTGATTTACAGGAGAAGGTGCTGATTCAAGGAGTAGTATAG
- a CDS encoding radical SAM protein: MTNIYHISYTPETKEISLFFWGCNFNCLGCLCKKETHNFLLSEHLHLPFEEPTVIADSPEQFISFEDLIKTLDKLEIKKVLLEGQEASLDPLYPQITQALHKRYSSYNTLCSNIYSLPSLKDTDEIAIGLKAVTDSIHKEYTGKSNRQVLANFISLNQAGLKSSVASVFIPGFIDIAETENIAEFIAQVNKDIPYHILPYFKSGFNPWRHPTHEEMEAAEKTARKHLGKVHSWKGDEEMKYEVVKIF, encoded by the coding sequence ATGACGAATATTTATCATATTTCTTATACACCGGAAACCAAGGAGATATCCCTGTTCTTCTGGGGGTGTAATTTTAATTGTCTTGGTTGTTTGTGCAAAAAAGAAACCCACAATTTTCTGCTGTCAGAACACTTACATCTGCCATTTGAAGAACCAACCGTGATTGCAGATTCCCCTGAACAATTTATCAGCTTTGAAGATCTCATAAAAACGCTGGATAAACTGGAAATAAAGAAAGTTTTGCTGGAAGGGCAGGAAGCCTCGCTTGACCCGCTGTATCCTCAAATTACCCAAGCCCTTCACAAAAGATATAGTAGTTACAATACCCTGTGCAGCAATATTTATAGCCTGCCTTCACTAAAGGATACTGATGAAATAGCCATCGGTCTCAAAGCTGTAACAGACAGCATTCATAAAGAGTATACCGGTAAATCAAACAGACAGGTTTTGGCAAATTTTATCAGTCTTAATCAGGCCGGTCTAAAATCATCAGTGGCTTCGGTATTTATTCCAGGTTTTATAGATATTGCTGAAACTGAGAACATTGCAGAATTTATTGCTCAGGTAAATAAGGATATTCCCTATCACATACTTCCATATTTCAAGTCTGGTTTTAATCCGTGGCGGCACCCTACCCATGAGGAAATGGAAGCTGCTGAGAAGACAGCCCGGAAACATCTTGGGAAAGTCCATAGTTGGAAAGGAGACGAGGAAATGAAATATGAGGTGGTAAAGATATTTTGA
- a CDS encoding YkgJ family cysteine cluster protein, whose protein sequence is MNKPLRMDRGIDIGILKSELKKYLTEEEHKHKGNIVGSQKVCKQCGFCCLRQPCVPTPNEFNKVASYLNMTPLELASRYAVVNESEKGFYMLWARETQADMVGKYLPFHRTYDRGYCIFFDKDIHACMIHDVRPRTAKDTKCWEKKKKDFNANWTLEQVRAVLPNFNPDCGGLYVVNQNGKLEMVYI, encoded by the coding sequence ATGAATAAACCTCTACGGATGGATAGAGGAATTGATATTGGCATTCTTAAGTCAGAGCTGAAAAAGTATCTGACTGAAGAAGAACACAAACACAAGGGCAACATAGTTGGTAGTCAGAAGGTCTGTAAGCAGTGCGGGTTTTGTTGCCTTAGACAGCCCTGCGTACCTACCCCTAACGAATTTAACAAGGTTGCTAGTTATTTGAATATGACCCCTTTGGAGCTTGCCAGCAGGTATGCCGTAGTAAACGAAAGTGAAAAAGGTTTTTATATGTTATGGGCCAGGGAAACCCAAGCTGATATGGTAGGCAAATATTTACCTTTCCACCGTACTTATGACCGGGGGTACTGCATATTCTTTGATAAGGATATCCACGCTTGCATGATACATGATGTACGTCCCAGAACTGCCAAAGACACCAAATGCTGGGAAAAGAAGAAAAAAGATTTTAATGCAAACTGGACGCTTGAGCAAGTAAGAGCCGTTTTGCCGAATTTTAATCCTGATTGTGGCGGCCTGTATGTAGTGAATCAAAATGGAAAACTTGAGATGGTTTATATCTAG
- a CDS encoding reductive dehalogenase → MSKFHSMVSRRDFMKAIGMAGAGVGAVAATTPVFHDLDELMSSSSVTPAKRPWWVKERELFNPTSEIDWDLMQRFDRKNEAHSRRIATMYRSVETIDAAAVTQKKIDADRIAKQTPGFDTKYQALKAGYSGSTESPAWAYPGIVDEADWAKTPEELGMPKWSGTPEENSRLLYAALRYYGAMFIGYAEVEDKWRNKLFVKTTTDAVRNWTWTPQNPDPPESDELRYVYENVDQPYSELRKGSTGRSAGKHVIPSKPLWLITIATGACMEATKTLDSTISKSNSSTADNGHEALKVRTFNFVRALGGWRAFGDGGHQTSESNFSAAMILTGLAENSRQGNYCLTPETGPNHIPFTMLTDFPLVPTKPIDAGLFRFCHSCKKCADACPSQSISHADEPSWDVPDVDGKPRVFCNPGHKGFWPDMAGCNYYSKGGGTSGCWVCYANCTFSEDKAAMMHNIIRGTVSTTSLFNGFFSSMSNTFGYGPYESPEVWWDMSLPAYGFDSTIGAAKGGYSK, encoded by the coding sequence ATGAGTAAGTTTCACTCAATGGTAAGCCGCCGTGATTTCATGAAAGCCATTGGTATGGCTGGAGCAGGTGTTGGTGCTGTAGCAGCCACTACTCCCGTCTTCCATGATTTGGACGAGCTTATGTCATCCTCTTCGGTAACACCGGCCAAGCGTCCCTGGTGGGTCAAGGAGCGTGAGCTTTTTAACCCTACCTCTGAAATTGATTGGGACTTGATGCAGCGCTTTGACAGGAAGAATGAGGCTCATTCCCGCCGTATTGCTACCATGTACAGGTCTGTTGAAACTATTGATGCGGCCGCAGTTACCCAGAAAAAGATAGATGCAGATCGTATAGCCAAACAAACCCCTGGTTTTGATACTAAATATCAGGCTCTTAAAGCCGGATACAGCGGCAGTACGGAATCACCTGCCTGGGCTTATCCTGGTATCGTAGATGAGGCTGACTGGGCCAAGACCCCTGAGGAACTGGGTATGCCCAAATGGTCGGGTACTCCGGAGGAAAATTCCCGGTTGCTGTACGCCGCCTTGCGGTATTACGGTGCCATGTTTATCGGTTATGCCGAAGTGGAAGACAAATGGCGGAATAAACTTTTCGTGAAAACAACCACTGATGCTGTACGAAATTGGACATGGACCCCCCAGAATCCTGATCCGCCGGAATCTGATGAATTACGCTATGTCTATGAAAATGTTGATCAGCCTTATTCCGAACTGCGAAAAGGAAGTACCGGCAGAAGTGCCGGCAAACATGTTATTCCTTCTAAACCTCTTTGGCTGATAACCATTGCCACCGGTGCTTGTATGGAAGCTACCAAGACACTTGATTCCACTATAAGTAAATCCAACAGCAGTACCGCTGATAATGGGCATGAAGCCCTAAAGGTACGCACCTTTAACTTTGTGCGGGCTCTGGGTGGTTGGAGAGCTTTCGGAGACGGCGGTCACCAGACTTCCGAATCCAACTTCAGTGCTGCCATGATCTTAACCGGTCTAGCTGAAAATTCACGTCAGGGCAACTATTGTCTTACTCCTGAAACCGGTCCTAACCATATTCCCTTTACCATGCTGACCGATTTCCCCTTAGTACCTACTAAGCCCATTGATGCCGGTCTGTTCCGCTTCTGCCACTCCTGCAAGAAGTGTGCAGATGCCTGTCCGTCACAGTCCATCTCTCATGCAGATGAACCTTCTTGGGATGTACCAGACGTAGACGGCAAACCCAGAGTATTCTGCAATCCCGGTCACAAAGGCTTCTGGCCTGACATGGCGGGTTGTAACTACTACTCCAAGGGTGGCGGTACCAGCGGCTGCTGGGTGTGCTATGCCAACTGCACCTTCAGTGAAGACAAAGCCGCCATGATGCATAACATTATCCGCGGTACTGTCTCTACCACCAGTTTGTTCAATGGCTTCTTCTCCAGTATGAGTAACACCTTTGGTTACGGACCTTATGAATCACCAGAGGTATGGTGGGATATGTCCCTACCGGCCTATGGCTTTGATAGTACTATTGGTGCCGCCAAGGGCGGTTACAGCAAATAA
- a CDS encoding reductive dehalogenase, translating into MVKSHSTLNRRDFMKALGFVGAGVGALSAGSPVFKDLDEMASAGSSNKRAWWIKEVDTPTIEIDWDMLKRHDATTIPQVAYASFVGKDVAAAQGAKQKADRKQWIAEDKSGYTLRDYALFDAAAYGWQAGFSHDFLGDTTVTPYGMGSPSDLGLPAWNGSPEETTAMIRQAFRFLGTGTISIVELNENNRKLVYGVDWDGKAIVFENVEKAYETDKKRVIPEKCRYAVVFSMPMSEEMNKRAPTLLGDATTALSYSLSTLFQIRAQRFFRMLGYQGLGSFTYVNNTSINPALAVISGMGEQGRLGQCVFPEYGTMARLGSVITDLPLVPDKPIDSGVWNFCKTCKLCASHCPSGALNPDDVPSWDVKYSGNHPGKKVYHCDGMNCRGYWYDLTSLCSICVASCVFAKKNKAGIHDIIKATTAVTPAFNSFFRTMDQAFGYKYSNRDPESWWDINGEPMFGIDSRY; encoded by the coding sequence ATGGTAAAAAGTCATTCAACACTGAACCGCCGCGACTTCATGAAAGCTTTGGGCTTTGTTGGAGCAGGAGTTGGGGCATTGTCAGCTGGTAGCCCTGTCTTCAAGGATTTGGACGAAATGGCCTCTGCAGGTTCCAGTAATAAGAGGGCATGGTGGATTAAAGAGGTTGATACTCCTACCATCGAAATTGATTGGGATATGCTGAAACGCCATGATGCCACTACTATACCTCAAGTTGCGTATGCCAGTTTTGTAGGGAAAGATGTGGCTGCTGCTCAGGGAGCAAAACAGAAAGCAGACCGTAAACAATGGATCGCAGAAGATAAATCTGGTTATACCCTGCGTGATTATGCACTCTTTGATGCGGCTGCTTATGGCTGGCAGGCAGGTTTTTCACATGACTTTCTCGGGGATACTACAGTTACTCCTTATGGCATGGGCAGCCCATCTGATCTCGGTTTGCCTGCTTGGAATGGCAGTCCCGAAGAGACTACCGCTATGATTCGTCAGGCCTTCCGTTTTCTTGGCACAGGCACTATTTCCATAGTAGAACTGAATGAGAATAATAGGAAACTGGTTTACGGCGTAGATTGGGACGGTAAAGCTATTGTTTTTGAAAACGTGGAAAAAGCTTACGAGACGGATAAAAAACGTGTGATACCTGAGAAATGCAGGTATGCAGTTGTGTTTTCTATGCCCATGTCAGAGGAGATGAACAAACGTGCTCCTACATTGCTGGGTGATGCAACAACCGCACTTTCCTATTCATTGAGCACGCTGTTTCAAATACGAGCTCAAAGATTTTTCCGTATGTTAGGCTATCAGGGTCTTGGCAGTTTCACCTATGTAAATAACACCAGTATTAACCCTGCATTGGCTGTTATAAGCGGTATGGGTGAGCAGGGGCGTCTGGGACAGTGTGTTTTCCCTGAATATGGCACTATGGCTAGGTTGGGAAGTGTCATCACAGATTTGCCATTGGTGCCGGATAAACCGATTGATTCCGGTGTCTGGAATTTCTGCAAAACATGTAAACTTTGCGCTTCTCATTGCCCTTCGGGTGCTCTTAATCCGGATGATGTTCCTTCCTGGGATGTGAAATACTCCGGTAATCACCCCGGTAAGAAAGTTTACCATTGTGACGGTATGAATTGTCGCGGTTACTGGTATGACCTGACCAGCCTTTGTTCCATATGTGTTGCTAGCTGTGTCTTTGCAAAGAAAAACAAAGCAGGTATTCATGACATTATTAAAGCTACAACTGCCGTAACACCGGCCTTCAATTCGTTCTTCAGAACTATGGATCAGGCCTTTGGTTACAAGTATTCCAACAGAGATCCGGAATCTTGGTGGGATATAAATGGTGAGCCTATGTTTGGTATTGATTCAAGGTACTAA